A window of Ignavibacterium sp. contains these coding sequences:
- a CDS encoding glycine--tRNA ligase has protein sequence MSDKKNKPADAVANIVSLAKRRGFVFQSSEIYGGLNGCWDYGPLGVELLRNIKEEWWKAMTFREDVEGIDAAILMHPRVWEASGHVENFTDPMIDCKVCKARFRLDVLGDSISDKKKEKALNDLKFEIKDNSVLLEKLENKLAKPGDEDPFNLILEDNDLGKLLLSKLNCPQCGNLNSFTDARKFNLMFKTFIGPVEDSSAVVYLRPETAQGIFVNFLNVQSSARQKLPFGIAQIGKAFRNEINTKNFLFRTREFEQMEMQFFVNPKNDKQWYDYWKAERLQWYKSLGMNPNKLRYHDHPANKLAHYAKEATDIEYEFPFGWGEIEGIHNRTDFDLSRHEEYSGKSLKYFDDETKEKYIPYIIETSAGASRGFMAFLIDAYYEEEVNGEMRSVLKFHPKLAPIKAAIFPLVNKDGMPEIAREIEKDLRRNFKVFYDDKGAIGRRYRRQDEAGTPFCITVDTQTLEDRTVTVRDRDSMLQERVSVDQLSKYLNDKIIL, from the coding sequence GTGAGCGATAAGAAAAATAAACCTGCAGATGCAGTTGCAAATATTGTCTCTCTAGCAAAACGAAGAGGTTTCGTATTTCAATCAAGTGAAATTTATGGCGGATTAAACGGTTGCTGGGATTATGGTCCGCTTGGTGTTGAGCTCCTCAGAAATATAAAAGAAGAATGGTGGAAAGCTATGACTTTCCGTGAAGATGTAGAAGGGATTGATGCAGCTATTCTTATGCATCCGAGAGTTTGGGAAGCATCGGGACATGTTGAGAATTTTACTGATCCAATGATTGATTGTAAAGTTTGTAAAGCCCGATTCAGACTTGATGTTCTTGGTGATTCGATAAGCGATAAGAAAAAAGAAAAAGCACTTAATGATTTGAAGTTTGAAATTAAAGACAATTCAGTGCTACTTGAAAAACTGGAAAATAAACTTGCCAAACCAGGCGATGAAGATCCTTTTAATCTTATTCTTGAAGATAACGATTTAGGTAAGTTACTTCTTTCAAAATTAAATTGTCCTCAATGTGGTAATCTGAATTCATTTACTGATGCAAGAAAATTTAATCTGATGTTCAAGACTTTTATCGGTCCTGTTGAAGACAGCAGTGCGGTTGTTTACCTGCGACCTGAAACCGCACAGGGAATTTTCGTCAACTTTCTTAATGTTCAAAGTTCTGCACGACAGAAATTACCCTTTGGAATAGCACAAATCGGAAAAGCATTTCGCAATGAAATCAACACAAAGAATTTTCTCTTCCGCACAAGAGAATTTGAACAGATGGAAATGCAGTTCTTTGTAAATCCGAAAAATGATAAACAATGGTACGACTACTGGAAAGCCGAAAGACTTCAGTGGTATAAATCTCTTGGTATGAATCCGAATAAACTTCGTTATCACGATCATCCTGCAAATAAACTGGCTCACTACGCAAAAGAAGCAACAGATATTGAATATGAATTTCCTTTTGGCTGGGGAGAGATTGAAGGTATTCATAACCGCACTGATTTTGACTTAAGCAGACACGAAGAATACTCAGGTAAATCATTAAAGTACTTTGATGATGAGACTAAAGAGAAATATATTCCGTATATAATCGAAACTTCCGCCGGTGCAAGCAGAGGTTTTATGGCTTTTCTGATTGATGCTTATTATGAAGAAGAAGTTAATGGTGAAATGAGATCAGTTCTTAAATTCCATCCTAAACTTGCACCGATAAAAGCCGCAATTTTTCCTTTAGTTAATAAAGACGGAATGCCGGAGATTGCCCGTGAAATCGAAAAAGATCTCAGACGGAATTTTAAAGTATTTTATGATGATAAAGGTGCAATCGGAAGAAGATACAGAAGGCAGGATGAAGCAGGAACTCCGTTCTGCATAACTGTTGATACACAAACTCTCGAAGACAGAACTGTAACTGTCCGTGATCGTGATTCAATGTTGCAGGAAAGAGTAAGCGTTGATCAGTTATCAAAATATTTGAATGATAAAATAATATTGTAA
- a CDS encoding DUF47 family protein, with product MLKKILPKEEKYFEDFKEMIFHIEEMAKFNKELFDAEVPDKNNFLKMKPLEVRCDEISSRITKRLNKTYITPFDREDIFALVKRLDDISDMLLGAAARVDTFVIDKKINHADRMAAIVQEQINELGVAIQDLKVKRINEMKAVKDLESEADRVYQTAMKELFEQETNAINLIKKKEILDLLERISDRCQSTANVILSIFLKNT from the coding sequence ATGTTAAAGAAAATCCTACCTAAGGAAGAGAAATACTTTGAAGATTTCAAAGAAATGATCTTCCACATCGAAGAGATGGCAAAATTTAATAAAGAGCTTTTTGATGCTGAAGTACCGGATAAGAATAACTTCCTCAAAATGAAACCACTTGAAGTCAGATGTGACGAAATTTCCTCACGAATTACAAAGCGACTTAATAAAACTTACATAACACCATTTGACAGAGAAGACATTTTTGCTTTGGTAAAACGACTTGATGACATCAGTGATATGCTTTTAGGAGCTGCAGCCCGTGTTGATACTTTTGTAATTGATAAAAAAATTAATCACGCTGACAGAATGGCTGCAATCGTTCAGGAACAGATAAACGAACTCGGTGTAGCAATTCAGGATTTGAAAGTCAAAAGAATAAATGAGATGAAAGCAGTTAAAGACCTTGAATCGGAAGCTGATCGTGTTTATCAGACTGCAATGAAAGAATTATTTGAACAGGAGACAAATGCAATTAATCTTATTAAGAAAAAAGAAATTCTTGACTTGCTTGAGAGAATTTCAGACAGATGTCAATCAACTGCAAATGTAATCTTATCAATTTTCCTGAAGAATACCTGA
- a CDS encoding inorganic phosphate transporter, with the protein MTTIVISIVLLALIFDFYNGMNDAANSIATIVSTRVLTPLQAVAWAAFFNFAAAFFFGVSVATTIGKGIVDVNIVDNYVIFSGLVGAILLTATATHLGLPISVSHAIIGGYGGAGLIKAGIDAIILSGYIKVLIFIILAPILGLVIALFFSVVTLWIVKNMPPRKVDKYFRKLQLVSAAIYSLSHGSNDAQKTIGIITVILFTNGVLGNTFHVPFSVVLLSHSVIALGTLVGGWKVIRTLGMRVTKLTPFGGFSAETSAGLTIIGATIFGIPVSTTHTITGAIIGVGATKSLSAVRWGVARNILWAWILTIPLSALFAMLTYEISTKIGSWF; encoded by the coding sequence ATGACAACAATAGTTATAAGTATTGTTCTCCTCGCATTGATTTTCGATTTCTATAACGGAATGAACGATGCTGCAAACTCAATTGCAACAATAGTTTCAACCAGAGTGTTGACTCCCTTACAAGCAGTCGCCTGGGCTGCATTTTTTAATTTTGCAGCTGCATTTTTCTTCGGAGTAAGTGTTGCAACTACAATCGGGAAAGGCATTGTTGATGTAAACATCGTTGATAACTATGTGATTTTTTCCGGCTTAGTTGGTGCGATTCTTCTGACTGCAACAGCAACGCATCTTGGATTACCAATTAGTGTCTCTCATGCAATAATAGGAGGTTATGGCGGTGCTGGTTTAATCAAAGCCGGAATTGATGCAATCATCCTTTCAGGATATATAAAAGTTTTAATTTTTATTATTCTGGCTCCAATACTTGGGTTAGTTATAGCTTTATTTTTTTCTGTTGTTACTCTTTGGATAGTAAAAAATATGCCTCCCCGCAAAGTTGATAAATATTTCAGAAAACTTCAGTTAGTTTCAGCAGCAATTTATAGCTTAAGTCACGGTTCAAATGATGCGCAAAAAACTATTGGAATAATTACAGTCATTTTGTTTACAAATGGTGTGTTAGGAAATACTTTTCATGTTCCTTTCAGTGTAGTGTTACTAAGTCACAGTGTTATTGCACTTGGAACTTTGGTTGGAGGATGGAAAGTTATCAGAACATTGGGAATGCGCGTAACTAAACTTACTCCGTTCGGAGGATTCAGCGCAGAAACATCAGCGGGATTGACTATAATCGGAGCAACTATTTTTGGAATTCCCGTAAGTACAACTCACACTATAACTGGTGCAATAATCGGAGTTGGTGCAACAAAATCTCTTTCAGCAGTCCGTTGGGGTGTTGCAAGAAACATTTTATGGGCGTGGATTCTCACTATACCGCTTTCAGCACTGTTTGCTATGCTTACTTACGAAATATCAACTAAAATCGGAAGTTGGTTTTAA
- the amrB gene encoding AmmeMemoRadiSam system protein B — MKKIRPPHVAGYFYPADPVTLHNEIQRMLDETKTEKSFNKIVGIVSPHAGYMYSGKTAAYAYNILKGKNYKTAIVISPSHSEYFPGISVYDGDAYETPLGVVEIDEEKANKLVEGSKLIFRGIQGHRREHALEVQIPFLQSVLEDFKIVPLVMGDQSSVFVNELARKLAEVMDEETIIIASSDLSHFYNANQANQLDSVVEKRINDFDYEQLQKDLDSHRCEACGGGPIVAMMKAAALKNYNKAKVLKRTDSGDVTGDKSEVVGYLSAVVYE; from the coding sequence ATGAAAAAAATAAGACCACCACATGTTGCCGGTTACTTTTATCCTGCTGATCCCGTTACACTTCACAATGAAATACAAAGAATGCTTGATGAAACAAAAACTGAAAAATCATTTAACAAAATTGTTGGTATTGTTTCACCGCACGCAGGTTATATGTACTCAGGCAAAACCGCTGCTTATGCTTATAATATTCTGAAAGGGAAAAACTATAAAACTGCAATAGTGATTTCACCAAGCCATTCCGAATATTTTCCCGGAATTTCTGTTTATGACGGTGATGCTTACGAAACTCCACTCGGTGTAGTTGAAATTGATGAAGAGAAAGCTAACAAGCTTGTTGAAGGGAGTAAACTGATTTTCAGAGGAATTCAAGGTCATCGAAGAGAACACGCTCTCGAAGTTCAGATACCTTTTCTGCAATCTGTGCTGGAAGATTTTAAAATTGTTCCGTTGGTTATGGGAGACCAAAGTAGTGTATTCGTAAATGAGCTTGCAAGAAAATTAGCTGAAGTTATGGATGAGGAAACAATTATTATTGCAAGTTCTGATCTATCACATTTCTATAATGCAAACCAGGCAAATCAACTTGATTCGGTAGTTGAAAAAAGAATTAATGATTTTGATTATGAACAACTTCAGAAAGATTTGGATTCACATCGTTGTGAAGCATGTGGTGGCGGACCGATTGTTGCAATGATGAAAGCTGCTGCTCTTAAAAATTATAACAAAGCAAAAGTATTGAAACGAACCGATTCCGGCGATGTAACAGGTGACAAATCGGAAGTGGTAGGATATCTTTCAGCTGTTGTTTATGAATAA
- the amrA gene encoding AmmeMemoRadiSam system protein A, with amino-acid sequence MNISKEAKIFLLKAARQSIGTMFGGKEPAKPDYEKFPELKSESGAFVTLTINKQLRGCIGYIIGQGPLFETVCDAAIQAAFNDPRFPSLTEKEFDKIKIEISVLGNFTPIKSYDDIIIGKHGLLLEEGGRGLLLPQVATEHNMTRDEFLTALCHKAGLYGNYWKERVLKIKTFTAEVFSEDDFKEEL; translated from the coding sequence ATGAACATCTCCAAAGAAGCAAAAATTTTTTTGCTCAAAGCTGCGCGACAATCAATAGGAACAATGTTTGGTGGAAAGGAACCGGCAAAACCCGATTATGAAAAATTCCCCGAACTGAAATCCGAATCAGGTGCATTCGTAACTCTTACAATTAATAAACAACTTCGCGGATGTATTGGTTATATAATCGGACAAGGGCCTTTATTCGAAACAGTTTGTGATGCTGCAATTCAAGCAGCTTTTAACGATCCAAGGTTTCCTTCATTAACAGAAAAAGAATTTGATAAAATTAAAATTGAGATTTCTGTTTTAGGAAATTTCACTCCAATTAAATCTTATGATGATATTATTATTGGTAAACATGGTTTGCTGCTTGAGGAAGGAGGCAGAGGTTTACTTCTTCCTCAAGTCGCCACTGAACATAATATGACAAGAGATGAATTTCTTACTGCACTTTGTCATAAAGCCGGATTGTATGGTAATTACTGGAAAGAACGGGTTTTGAAAATCAAAACTTTTACGGCAGAAGTTTTTTCTGAAGATGATTTTAAGGAGGAGCTATGA
- a CDS encoding DUF4905 domain-containing protein, whose amino-acid sequence MVIKNLYKYDRGRQIFRLLPTETGKLLIEERDRNIKEAFFNCLDIHTGKEIFSDLQFDEKYWIGIESIYKDVILFHRFERPDLPNHKGIIAYDIKSQTVLWENPNSFLYAGDDKIVFMTFESGIKGLVAVDYLSGELIEDGRTIMGIIPEKEEHGSYIYSKRIPLTELDKVAGETSGKIFSDYLIKGDINFAHRDKFSFYNFHHITENGKLDNLFFAIDESGTILLKETLNKGLDKLEPESFFIKDDLLFLLFGSSGLGVYQII is encoded by the coding sequence ATGGTTATTAAAAATTTATATAAATACGATCGAGGCAGACAGATTTTCCGATTGCTTCCAACCGAAACAGGTAAACTTTTAATTGAAGAAAGAGACAGAAACATAAAAGAAGCTTTTTTTAATTGTCTTGATATTCATACGGGAAAAGAAATTTTCTCTGACTTACAATTCGATGAAAAATACTGGATTGGCATTGAATCGATATACAAAGATGTAATTCTTTTCCATCGCTTTGAGCGACCTGATTTGCCAAATCACAAAGGAATAATTGCTTATGATATAAAATCGCAAACAGTTCTTTGGGAAAATCCAAATTCCTTTTTATATGCCGGTGATGATAAAATAGTGTTTATGACTTTTGAATCAGGAATAAAAGGATTAGTTGCAGTCGATTATCTTAGCGGTGAATTGATAGAAGATGGAAGAACAATTATGGGAATCATTCCTGAGAAAGAGGAACACGGTTCTTATATTTATTCAAAAAGAATCCCTTTGACGGAACTTGATAAAGTTGCTGGAGAAACTTCTGGAAAAATATTTTCTGATTATCTGATAAAAGGAGATATTAATTTTGCACATAGAGATAAATTCTCTTTTTACAATTTCCATCACATTACGGAAAATGGAAAGCTGGACAATCTGTTCTTCGCAATTGATGAAAGTGGAACTATTCTTCTGAAAGAAACACTAAATAAAGGGCTGGATAAATTAGAGCCCGAATCATTTTTTATAAAAGACGATTTGCTCTTTTTGTTATTTGGTTCTTCAGGACTTGGAGTTTATCAAATTATCTGA
- a CDS encoding tryptophanase — MKYKTIIEPFKIKSVEPIRFTTREEREVLLKEAGYNPFMLHSDDVLIDLLTDSGTSAMSSKQWAGIMEGDEAYAGSKSFYRFEAVVRSITQMKHIIPTHQGRAAEKILFSIVGGPGKYFPNNTHFDTTRANIEFTGSEAVDLLNEVGKHPEQRADFKGNMDIEKLEAFIKEKGPENIPLCMITVTNNSGGGQPVSMQNIRKTKEICKKYGIPLFLDACRFAENAYFIKLREKGYENKTPLEIAQEMFSYADGVTMSAKKDALVNIGGFLALNDDELAMKCRNLLIVTEGFPTYGGLAGRDLEAVAQGLLEVLDEHYLQYRIRSVEYLGEKLISFGVPIIEPPGGHAIYIDAKRFTPHIPPEQYPGQSIVCELYLEGGVRAVEIGSVMFGKYDKQGKLIPAMMELVRLAIPRRVYTQSHVDYLIEVISEVYKKRNELKGYRITYEAPILRHFTAKFEPIK; from the coding sequence ATGAAATACAAAACCATCATCGAACCATTCAAAATCAAATCGGTTGAACCAATCAGATTTACCACAAGAGAAGAAAGAGAAGTGCTTTTAAAAGAAGCAGGATATAATCCTTTTATGCTTCATTCAGATGATGTGCTGATTGATTTGCTTACAGACAGCGGAACTTCAGCAATGAGTTCAAAACAATGGGCTGGAATTATGGAAGGTGATGAAGCTTATGCTGGTTCGAAAAGTTTCTATCGTTTCGAAGCTGTTGTAAGAAGTATTACTCAGATGAAACATATTATTCCCACGCATCAGGGAAGAGCTGCTGAGAAAATTTTATTTTCAATTGTTGGCGGACCGGGAAAATATTTTCCAAACAATACACACTTCGACACTACTCGGGCAAATATTGAATTCACCGGCTCAGAAGCAGTTGATTTACTTAACGAAGTTGGTAAACATCCTGAACAACGAGCTGACTTTAAAGGAAATATGGACATAGAAAAACTTGAAGCATTCATTAAAGAAAAAGGTCCTGAAAATATTCCGCTCTGTATGATCACTGTTACAAATAATTCCGGCGGCGGACAACCGGTTTCGATGCAGAATATCAGAAAGACAAAAGAAATCTGTAAAAAATATGGAATTCCATTATTCCTTGATGCTTGTCGTTTTGCTGAAAATGCTTACTTCATTAAACTTCGTGAAAAGGGTTATGAAAATAAAACTCCACTTGAAATTGCCCAGGAAATGTTTTCTTATGCAGATGGTGTAACTATGAGCGCAAAGAAAGATGCGCTTGTAAACATTGGTGGTTTTCTGGCATTGAATGATGATGAGCTTGCAATGAAATGTAGAAATCTTTTAATAGTTACGGAAGGTTTCCCAACTTACGGTGGATTGGCAGGAAGAGATTTGGAAGCAGTTGCTCAGGGTTTACTTGAAGTTCTTGATGAACACTATCTCCAGTACAGGATAAGAAGTGTTGAATATCTCGGTGAAAAATTAATTTCTTTTGGAGTACCAATAATTGAACCTCCCGGCGGACATGCAATTTATATTGATGCAAAAAGATTTACTCCACATATTCCACCTGAACAATATCCAGGACAATCAATTGTGTGCGAACTTTATCTTGAAGGCGGAGTTCGTGCAGTTGAAATCGGAAGTGTGATGTTCGGGAAATATGATAAACAGGGAAAACTTATTCCTGCTATGATGGAGCTTGTTCGTCTGGCAATTCCGAGAAGGGTTTATACACAAAGTCATGTTGATTATCTGATTGAAGTTATATCTGAGGTTTATAAAAAGAGAAATGAACTGAAAGGTTACAGAATAACCTATGAAGCACCAATACTCAGACACTTTACAGCTAAGTTTGAACCGATAAAATAG
- a CDS encoding YIP1 family protein: MENNETLNNEQTNQQQELSHSDKMIGVFTEPSNTFEAIAKFPVRSIDWVLPVVIVFILIGLMRSLAMLNEEVALQTRQAQIEMFDKMVSEGKMTQEQADKAIEGIEKQMEFMRGPIGWVINIVSTLIFGFIFFFIIAGIYFLFIKFFLKGEGSYQHVLVASGLTSYITMIQVLIGGILTFVLGKIFMDTSVANFLDLEKGSIVKFIVSKIDPISIWAYSVLAIGLTKLNRAQSSTPYFILVFALWILGGLLFFFLGKIFPFLGGFGG, from the coding sequence ATGGAAAACAATGAAACTTTGAACAATGAGCAAACAAATCAGCAGCAGGAGCTATCTCATTCAGATAAAATGATTGGTGTTTTTACAGAACCCTCGAATACTTTTGAAGCGATTGCTAAATTTCCTGTACGCTCTATTGATTGGGTTTTACCAGTAGTTATTGTTTTTATTCTTATTGGTTTGATGAGAAGTCTTGCAATGTTAAATGAAGAAGTTGCACTTCAAACCAGACAAGCGCAAATTGAAATGTTTGATAAGATGGTTAGCGAAGGTAAAATGACTCAGGAACAAGCTGATAAAGCAATTGAGGGAATTGAAAAACAAATGGAGTTTATGAGAGGTCCGATTGGTTGGGTTATAAATATAGTCTCAACTTTAATATTTGGTTTCATATTCTTTTTCATTATTGCCGGAATTTATTTTCTTTTCATAAAATTTTTCCTCAAAGGAGAAGGAAGTTATCAACATGTTCTGGTTGCAAGTGGATTAACTTCATACATCACTATGATTCAGGTTCTAATTGGTGGAATTCTGACATTTGTTCTTGGAAAAATCTTTATGGATACAAGTGTTGCTAATTTCCTTGATTTGGAAAAAGGAAGCATCGTAAAATTTATTGTCTCCAAAATTGATCCTATATCAATCTGGGCTTACTCAGTGCTTGCAATCGGATTGACAAAGCTTAATCGTGCTCAAAGCTCAACACCATATTTTATTCTGGTCTTTGCACTGTGGATTTTGGGTGGATTACTCTTCTTCTTCCTTGGAAAAATATTTCCGTTTCTTGGTGGATTTGGAGGATAA
- the priA gene encoding primosomal protein N' has product MFAEVVFALPFRKTFTYEIPSDLKKFVKKGVRVVAPFGKRTLTGFVINVTKTTEVKEEIKPIREVLDDEPIFNKTLLKFYEWIAEYYLCSLGEALKLLVPHGTEVESKRKISIDKSFVQKLLQKETRKTTLRYKILQELSTREQITFSSLQKAVGKKNIYSQIRALVEEGAVSVIDEIESAKVKPKKVKFVRLTKDVKELYSALPELDRRSPKQVKLLLVLIEAKGNSLPVSELLHKTETSKAALDSLERKGFVEIFEKEVDRRYKEHYVEVHQEFVLTEQQRKVLEEITPKIRESVFQAYLLHGVTGSGKTQVYIELAKIALEQNKSVLILVPEIALTPQITSRFYNNFGDLVTVLHSKMSAGERFDSWRRIHKGKSKIVVGARSALFAPIYNLGLIVVDEEHDASYKQQDMIPKYNARDSAVVLGSIHNCPVVLGSATPSVESRYNAEIGKYKLMTLPLRIDDAKLPTITLVNVNVERKKGRMDNIFSRTLLDKIEDRLKKKEGVIILQNRRGFSTQIYCEDCGEIEMCENCSVPMVFHINKNIIQCHYCGLEKPVPNACTHCGSINIKYFGTGTERVEDELQFYFPDARISRIDSDSITKKAYLSNLLLSFGRGEIDILVGTQMVSKGLDFSRVTLVGVISAETTLWLPDFRADERTFQLLTQVAGRAGRSKIAGEVIIQTQNEKHFALQKVLQNDYDGFYKREIVDRERLGYPPFTRLALIETKDKSEQKAKGAAIDFRKALKKFEKHLKISEPTTALIYKLKGFYRYHILIKSSRKSDPAGKLLRRAVLEAYTEFNRISRYKDVKLFYDIDPQSIM; this is encoded by the coding sequence ATGTTTGCTGAAGTTGTCTTTGCATTACCTTTCCGGAAAACATTTACTTATGAAATTCCTTCTGATTTAAAAAAATTTGTTAAGAAAGGAGTTCGCGTTGTTGCACCTTTCGGTAAGCGTACTCTTACGGGTTTTGTAATAAATGTTACCAAAACAACTGAAGTTAAGGAAGAGATAAAACCCATCCGTGAAGTTCTTGATGATGAACCAATCTTTAATAAAACTTTATTAAAATTTTATGAATGGATTGCAGAATATTATTTATGTTCGCTTGGTGAAGCATTAAAATTACTTGTTCCGCACGGAACTGAGGTTGAATCGAAAAGGAAAATTTCCATAGACAAAAGCTTTGTCCAAAAACTTCTTCAAAAAGAAACTAGGAAAACAACACTTCGTTATAAAATACTTCAGGAACTTTCAACCCGGGAACAAATTACATTTTCTTCACTGCAAAAAGCAGTTGGCAAAAAAAATATTTATTCTCAAATAAGAGCACTTGTTGAAGAAGGTGCCGTTTCTGTTATAGATGAAATTGAAAGCGCAAAAGTAAAACCTAAGAAAGTTAAGTTTGTTCGTCTTACAAAAGATGTTAAGGAGCTATACTCAGCATTGCCCGAACTTGATAGAAGATCACCAAAACAAGTAAAACTTCTTCTTGTATTAATTGAAGCAAAAGGGAATTCCCTGCCGGTTTCGGAATTACTTCATAAAACAGAAACTTCCAAAGCCGCTTTAGACAGTCTTGAAAGAAAAGGATTTGTTGAAATCTTTGAAAAGGAAGTTGACCGAAGATACAAAGAGCATTATGTGGAAGTTCATCAGGAGTTTGTTTTAACGGAGCAGCAGAGAAAAGTTTTGGAAGAAATTACTCCGAAGATAAGGGAATCAGTATTTCAGGCTTACCTTTTACATGGTGTTACCGGAAGTGGCAAAACTCAGGTTTATATTGAGCTTGCAAAAATAGCACTTGAACAAAACAAATCGGTTTTAATTCTTGTTCCTGAAATTGCACTTACACCACAAATTACTTCAAGATTTTATAACAACTTTGGCGATCTTGTTACCGTGCTGCACAGCAAAATGTCTGCAGGTGAACGATTTGATTCGTGGAGAAGAATTCACAAAGGTAAATCAAAAATAGTAGTTGGTGCACGCTCGGCTTTGTTTGCACCAATATATAATCTTGGTTTGATTGTAGTTGATGAAGAACATGATGCCAGCTATAAACAACAGGATATGATACCAAAGTATAATGCAAGAGATTCCGCAGTTGTTTTAGGTAGCATTCACAATTGTCCGGTTGTGCTTGGTTCTGCTACGCCTTCGGTTGAAAGCAGATACAATGCTGAGATTGGAAAATATAAGTTAATGACTCTTCCTCTTCGTATTGATGATGCAAAACTTCCCACCATAACTTTGGTTAATGTTAATGTTGAACGAAAAAAGGGAAGAATGGATAATATTTTTTCCAGAACTCTTCTTGATAAAATTGAAGACAGATTAAAGAAAAAAGAAGGCGTAATAATTCTTCAGAACAGAAGAGGATTTTCTACACAAATTTATTGCGAAGACTGTGGCGAAATTGAGATGTGTGAAAATTGCAGCGTACCGATGGTATTTCATATCAATAAAAATATAATTCAGTGTCATTACTGCGGACTGGAGAAACCGGTACCAAATGCATGCACTCACTGCGGCTCAATCAATATTAAATATTTTGGCACAGGTACGGAAAGAGTTGAAGATGAACTTCAGTTCTATTTTCCCGATGCAAGAATAAGCAGAATTGATTCTGACTCTATTACAAAGAAAGCTTATCTGAGTAATCTGTTACTAAGTTTTGGCAGAGGTGAAATTGATATTCTTGTGGGAACTCAAATGGTTTCCAAAGGTTTGGATTTTTCGCGGGTTACACTTGTGGGAGTTATTTCTGCTGAAACAACTCTGTGGTTGCCGGACTTCAGAGCTGATGAAAGAACCTTTCAGTTACTAACTCAAGTTGCCGGTAGAGCAGGACGAAGTAAAATTGCCGGAGAAGTAATTATTCAAACACAAAATGAAAAACATTTTGCTCTTCAAAAAGTTCTTCAGAATGATTACGATGGATTTTATAAAAGGGAAATTGTTGACAGAGAAAGATTGGGTTATCCGCCATTTACAAGACTTGCACTTATTGAAACAAAAGACAAATCTGAACAGAAAGCAAAAGGTGCAGCAATTGATTTTCGTAAAGCACTAAAAAAATTCGAAAAGCATCTTAAAATTTCTGAACCAACAACAGCTTTAATTTACAAGCTAAAAGGTTTTTATCGGTATCATATATTAATTAAGAGTTCGAGGAAATCTGATCCGGCAGGAAAACTTTTAAGAAGAGCAGTGCTTGAAGCTTACACAGAGTTTAATCGCATATCAAGATATAAAGATGTAAAATTATTTTATGATATTGATCCGCAAAGTATTATGTAA